The following nucleotide sequence is from Callithrix jacchus isolate 240 chromosome 12, calJac240_pri, whole genome shotgun sequence.
aaaaataaatttgaactacaatataaatacacatatacagaaaaatatacaattgagATTAAAAAAGGAATCTGTAGAATATTATATATCACTTACTGAAGTTGTAAAACACATGCAAAACCATACTGTATACTGTTCATGGATATATAAATGCATTAAGGAAAACAGCCTATACAACATGCCTgataattcataattttaaaacaaagcacaaaaaaaagaaactgctatGTTTACTACTAGGGTGCTTACTGAATGTTTTCTTTCCCAAATAATAAAGCCTTCTCTTTGTGAGAATTGAATCACGTGCCAGAGAAGGGAAAAAGGGTGAAAAACAATTATCTAGTTTCCATGTCaaaaactttggaaaaaaaaaaaaacaaattcaactaaagaaaagtagaaggaaataaataaagatataaaccaaaatcaataaaaacagaaaataagcaaaacagaaaaatcagcaaaGCCCAAATTTgattcttggaaaagaaaaaaaaaacaaaaacaggggaAATATCAATTACCAGTATCACGAATGAAAAGCAGACGTCACTATAAAACCCTAAAGATGTTAAAAAAGTTGGATGATCCTAAACAACTTTCACCAACAAATGACAAATTTAGATGAAATAATCTAATTCTCAAAAACCAACATGAATAtacatacaaattttaatattccagtatctaaaaattaaatgttattaaaaaccttctcataggctgggcacggtggctcacgcctacaattccaacactttaggagcgcgaggcaggcagatcatgaggtcaggagattgagaccatcctggtcaacatggtgaaaccccatcactactaaaaatacaaaaactagctgggcgtggtgctgctcgcctgtgatcccagcttctcaggaggctgaggcaggagaatcgcttgaacacgggaggcggatgTGGCAGTGAGCCGGcatcgtgccactgcagcctggtgataaagcgagattccatctcccccaccaccacaccccccccaaaaaaaaagcacCTTCTCATAAAGAAAACTCCAGGTCCAGAAGGCTGAATTCTGGTGAATTTTTTTACATACTTAAGGCATAAGTACATCAGTTGTACACAAACTCTTTCAAaggacagaaaaataagaaacacttCTTGACTCATTATAAAGCCAGCATGATCTCGATACCAAAACATGGcaacatcaaaaagaaaattacagagtTGAACAATCTTGCTCATGAACATACACAAAATCATAGAATGTTAGcagagctgggtatggtggcatgcacctgtagtcacaactaTTTAAGAGACCAtgggggagaatcacttcagcccaggagttcaaagccagcctggacaatatactaagaccctatctctttttaaaaaattaatttttaaaactaattttaaaatttaaaaacttagaaaatctagtttaacatttgaaaagataataCATCACAACCAAGTGAATGTATTCTAAGAATGGAAAGGTATTCTACTATTTGAAAATTAAGACATGCAATCTAACACactaacagaaaaatatatttcactatATAGAGAAAGCATTTGGTAAAACTTAATATTCATTCACAACAAAAATTCAGCAAACAAAAGAGAATTTCCATACTCTGATAAATCCCCCTCTCAATTGCCCCACAAAAACTTTAATGgtgaacttttaaaactttttctctgaAATTCTATCACCATTTCAATTCAATATTATATTGGTGGTCCTAACTCGTGTATAGGGGTAGTCCTGGGGTGGTGAGGCAACTTTGCCAATGGTATGATTATATAGTGTATATACAAGTTCCAAAAACATCCATAGGCAAATTATTATAGAAAGTAAGTGAATTCACAAGATTATTAGAAAACGCATCAAACAAAAATCAGGTATATTTGTACATACAGAAAaaacttataaaattataaaaatagtaccACTTACAGTGTCAAAATCAAATATGTGTAACATTTCATAGAAAAGTACAATACATTAGCAAGAAGTATTTCTAAAGTCTGAAATAAATGGAGGATTATATCTCCATGATAAGTATGTTAATTCTCTCCAAActtatctataaattcaatgcaatcccattcaaaatCCCTGTAGGTCATTTCTGGAAACTGACAAGCTCATTCTAATATTTAATTGGAAATATAAAAGGCTAAGAAGAGCTAGGGAAATcttggaaaagaacaaagttggaagacttacACTACCAGGCaggcaaaatgtattttaaagctacaaaaataaaaacaacatataactgacaaaataaacataaatatttgtctatgcaataaaatatttatatatgcagtCACTGATTTATGACAAACATGATCCTATAGTACAGTGCAGGAAAgatgactttaaaataaattaatcttgACCACTATCTCATGCCATACTCAAAAATAATTTCCAGATGGActacagacctaaatgtaaaagattaaaaataaataacgcttgccaggcttggtggctcacacctgtaatcccagcactttgcgaggctaaggcaggctgatcacaaggtcaagagtttgagaccagcctgatcaagatggtgaaaccccatctctactaaaaatacaaaaatcagctgggcagggtagcagatgcctgtaatcccagctactcaggaggctgagggagaagaactgcttgaactcaggaggtggaggttacagtgagccaatattgtgccactgaatgccatcctgggtgatagagcgaggctttctcaaaagacaaacaaaaaacaaaaaatccttctATGCTTTTAGAGTAAACCACTGAAACAAATATTCAGGATATTAAGGTGGGAAAAGACTTCacaaacagtttaaaaaattggTAACAACAAAGAGGAAACCTGCAAAATTGGACAATATCAAAATTGGTAAGTTATATCATCAATAGACACTATAAGGAGATTTCAAAAGCAACTCCCAGTAGAGAATATAatctacatatataaaatgtaaatacacacatgcatacaaatgtcTACATATTGacacaaaataaaagatttatatccaaaaatatcaagaatttttacaaatcattaagaaaaactacaaataacCCAACAGAAGACACTTGATTCAAGAGTATATAACCTCATTGCCCAATAAACATATGTGAAGGTGCTCTGCGAGAAGTTATCAAAAAATATGACAAGATCTCAATGCAATACTACTATACCCACTCCAGAatatcaaaaatgcaaaaagcagAAAGCACCAAGAATAGAGAAGAAGGTGAAATTTCTAGAATGTTCATTTACTGCCAATGAGGAGTGTAAACAGGCAAAATCACGTTGAAAAACCGACAGCATCTTTATACAACAGCATGGCCTATAACCCAGAAATCTCTCTCATACACATTTTCCcaccaaaaatgaataaatattcacCAATAAAAACATACATCAAAATCTTCACAATAGTGCATACTCTAATAGCTAGAaactggaaccaacctaaatgcccatgaacAATAAGATAAGTTGTAGTATTTTCACATAAAGGAATATGATACAACAAGAATAAAGAAACTACAACTCACAAATACATattaatgaaagaagccagacataaactAGTACATGCTTATGgcttcatttatataaagttcttgCAGAGTAAGAAAATGACTGAAAGGAACAAGAAGgcactgtttcttttaaaaaggaagactTACTATAAAAACAATGTCAGCAGAAATAAATAGTAGGTGGAACTAAGCTGTGTCAGAAGTGACACCGTTGTTGATGTACATTCTAGTGAAAGCTCCTTATCTTGACCTGGACTAGAAGAAGCAGTGTTGTAGAGACCAAAAAAAGTGAGAATATGCTAAAGGTCTTTAGATTAAGTTAGAGATACTATTTTGAACTActttaggggggaaaaaagaaaaacagaaaaaaaaggataagttaaataaaaataataagatggcAGAATAAAGTCCAAGTATATCAATAAATGCAAACATAAAAAACTTGAACTTGctagtcaaaagaaagaaaaattgaaaatgttaacaaaataaaCTATTTGCTACATATCAAAAAGGTTGATagtaaaagaagggaaaaaatataaataaaactggtAAGTTATATTAATATCTGGGGAAAAgaagtctgaaaacaaaaaacataattaGAGATAGAGAAGATCCCCAAATAATGATGGAAAGTcaaattcacaaaaaaaaaaaaaaaaaaaaaatctgaacaggtACACACCTAACAAAATAAGCCTAAaatttacacaaaacaaaaaattcacagAACTTCAAAGCAAAAACGGTAACTCCAATATCACTGTAGGAGAACTCAACACACTGTTCTCAACTTTTCCCATCAATTCTCTGTCCTTTCTCAGGCTTTGTCTTCTCTTTAGATCAGAAACACTGTCTTGTTCCAAAGAatgaatgtttttgttgtttcccATACCATATACATAAACCTACTGAACAAGGAGGAAACTCATGGATCTTAAGGACTAACGGTCAATCCAGATGCATTCTGAACTCTTTTAGAGAAAGCTATTTTGTGATTAAACAATAAACTCAAGATTGTTAGCTTCTAAAAACAGTCGGGTACTGAGTGGTTTATTCCTGCCATCTGCTGGACATCGTGTTCATTTGCACGTCAATCATGTTTGCCTAAAAGTCCTAGTAAGACAAAGGTCTTAAATTGTTACCTTTTCTGAGCCTCCTTTATCTAATGAGATGAAGATACTCTCTCTAGATTAAATGGTTGTATAAAAGGTGTTGATAGAGGTTAAAAAAAGCTTTATGCAATTTAAGCCTCTGGCAACAAtggcttttttaaataaaagatttatagGAGTATAGAAAATTATACTGCCTAAAATCCAGTTGGAATTTAATATACCAACAAAGACTACCAATTTTCCCATACAACTAttggaaaatgatattttatatacTGAATAATTCCAATGAGTCACTTTAAACATACCAATTATACTTTACCTATATGGCACATTATCTACATTACTTGTTGTGTTtcttaaaatacacacatataaattcaAGGTAGATCTTCTAACACCCATACGTGGTTCCCTTGCCTTCCAGGCACACAGGAAGATTACACTTCCTGTCTTTAGTACTTAGGTGGGACCACATTAGTTCTGGTCAACAGATCATGAATGGAAGTGCCAGGTGTTGCTTGCAGGCCAATGCAAGTAATTATATATGTGAGACTCTCTGGCACTCTCTTCCTCTGTCATAGTGACAAGAAGGGACCTCAAAAGATGGTCAAGTCCCAAAATCATAGCAGCTTGGATCACTAAAGGCAGCTGCCCTAGAGAGCTGTCCAGACCCACAACAGATTTTCTAAGAGTAAATAACAAACTTTTATTATGTTATCCCACTGAGAGATGGCACTTCAATGTTAACTCAGTAGAGCACAGGCCAATGTTTCTCAACAGCCAGATTACCGCCATCTTAGGCTAGATAAATAATTCATTGTGGTCtctgtcctgtgcactgtgggATGCTAAACAACATCCCTGCCAACTACCCACTAGATACCAACAAGCCCTCATCAATATGACAACCAAAACCACCTCGTATTGAGCTCCTCCCCACTATCTTTGAGAATCACTGGCATAGATTAACCTACTAATATagaatgtacatatgtatgtacatatgacAAATATCTATGTAAAATGTTGAGTGTATTTAAGTCAAATGTCATATATTCTCATGCTTTATTTCCTACTAGGGTCAGATATTTAATAGGCTCTGAAGAGACATGAATTTCCATTTCTCAAAGTAGTAAAGTTAACTCataactttttgaaaaatcaatcaTAGCACAAATCTCTCTCTAATAGGGTAAACAAAATGTTCCAAGAGTATATAAATCCATACATACTATGCTGTTCATTTCAGAGGACTCATAGCTCCCAACCGGATGGACATTTCCAATGGGTTCCAAGCCTTCTTCATCCCACATGTATGTTCCATCAGAGCTATCAGATGGAGAGAGTTCAAATGAAGAACCAGCTCTGTAGTCTGTATCCGGTGAAACGAAATTATTCCCAGAACCATGTTTTGTACATTCACTCCTGTCTTCAAttcatttaaagagagagagagaaaagattacTGACTgacaaaaatataattgtttctcATGTCTGAAAAATGTAAGTACATATAATTTGATATATCATAGCAAAAAagctggctcaaaaaaaaagcactcatAACGGTATTCTATATCCTAAGCAATGAAAACATCAAGAggcaaaatctttaaaataacctactgaaatattttctaatagacGAAAAGAAAATTTACTTAGTAATCTTTCACTTCTGTAATATTTCCAAAAATGTAAGTAAAGCCTCATATTCCTATGTTTcccaagatatttatttttaaacattggcCAGGAAGCTCCTTTTCCTCTGTGTACACTATTTAATGTCATAGATTAAATAATGTAGGGTACTCATAATTGCCTCCATATAAGGAAATAAACTTATTCTGGCAGTCACTTTTAGAAGACCTATAGACAATCAAGGGTGGTTTGTACATGCATTTCTATGCACTTATCTGATTATACCAGGGGACAAACTGAACAAACTGAAGGGACTGGACATACCACATGTCTATATCCAATCCCTTCAGTTTGTTCTATTTTCAGGGGAGTACACACACCAAATACATTTTCTGTAGCATTTAGTAACAGGATAACCAAACATAAgagtaaatgtttaacaaatatttcactttcttcagtttaaaaaataaataaagctcccCCTGGATGTGTATCTACAAAAATTGCtaaacaagaaaaattttttagaataaaaaaaaaaaaatcaatcagattAGACATAAtctatattatctcattttacccTTTGGCACAGCTTTACTCTTAACAAATAGTGATAATATGCTACCCTAAGAGATGGTTTGATAAATGTCATACCACTGGTTGAGGTAAGTAGGAGAAAAGTAATTTCGAAGTACTGTCTATACTAAGCAGGAATAAGCCTGTGTATAACAGGCAAAGAACAAAGATAAGAGTGGTTTTATTAACGTTGTTTTAGATACAGTGAAAAATGGGGTATGGAGCAAAAGCcacaaggaaaataaatgttaccCTGCTCCAATTTTGTCTAGATCCATCCTTCCATAAAACTGATAGTACCTTGAAATCTATCTGAAGATAATCCTAAATGTAAGTTCAGTTATATTATCTAAAAGAAAGCAATGAAACTTAAGGTTAGTAATATTTACCAGAGACATTTAtgtctatccattcatcagttttaCTGAgagctttttcattttccttggggGAATCAAATATATCCTGTGGTGTCACATTTTCATGCTTCTCTTCTTTGAGAGACATTTCCTCTGGAGTTATTCTAGTTCTGTTAGAGTCTTCTATATCTATAAAATCATCACTAAAGTCTTCACTTAAATCATTCTTGTCAGAAGATGACAAAGAAGACAAGGAAATGTCATCCACATCATCACTCAGGTATCTCGTTTTAGCATCGTGTTTCATGCTCTGGTTGTTTTTTGCTCTGTAACTTTCATTTTCAATCAGTTCTTGGTCCTTATTAGTAGCTCGGTCCTCAGCCAAAACTGTAGCATCTTCTTCTACATATGTGTCAGCAGGTGAATTTTGATTTCCATCAACTGTGATAGTCCCAGACAATGGAGATCGGCTAGATTTCAGTAGAGAGGGATGAACCATTCTATAGCCTAAAGTAGAAGTTACACCTGGACCATTTGGTATAGCCAACTTCTTTCCACTAGCAGCATAAGGCCTATTAAACCCATACCCCAAATGTTCACTCCCATTGAGTACTTCCGACTGCCGGGAATTTCTTGTTAGGATACTTGACCGTAGAGGCACTCTAATGGATAGCTGTTGGTTTTGATAAGGCTTTGTAAGATCCACAGCTCTATTAAAGGAATGTGATCTGGTTATAGATGAAGGTGGAAGGAATGAATTCTGAATGGAATGTGAAAAACTTTGTGACCTTACCATTTTTTCACAATTAATAGGTTTACTACTGTCTGGGGACTGAGCTAAGCTTTCACCAGAACTGCTTCCGGTGGCACAGGAGTTTGCTCTAGGCCTTTGCATGCTACTAGCTGACCGGTTTCCATAAAATCCATTCAACTGTGATTTTGGAGTATTGACCGAAGAATATGAAGTCCTTCCTAATAATGTGCCTTTGGTAAATTTACCCAAATTAGATGGTCCAGAAAAAGACTTTTGGTTTAACTCCTCTGTTGATGACACTAACATAGTGGATGGCTTTGCTAACTTTGACGTGAATAATGAAACACTTTTCAAACCTCCCTTTACCCCATTTTTATCAAACATTCCTTGAGTAGGAACAAGTTTTTCAGGATCAATTATTTTATCACGTGAATTTTGAGTATTGTTAGGCTCTTCGGCACCTTGTGCACAAAgttggtatttattttttctccaatTAAATGAATGAGATGATGAACAATCAGAGCCATTATTTTTGATGTAACTTTTGATGTTACTATTCTTGGAAGTTCCTAATAAATTAACAGGAGTCCCATTTGACATTGGCTGCAATGTACTTCTTACAGATTTTGATCCATACTTTGGCAACTTGGAACCCAAAAATGTcttgatttgtgttttttcttccatGAGCTATAAGGTGCATTTGTTCTTAAAATTTGACAGAATCTGTGAAGTGAAAAAAGAAGTACATTAAACATTACTAAATAAGGATAATTACTTGAATTATTACATAATATGATACTTATACTTTTATATGCAGAAAAGCCCAAAAGCTACTCATGATTTCTATAGATCTCCTAGCAAATAATGAATGTACTAATTAATAACTTTAtgttggaagaaaataaagaactttttttaacttttatgaacGTATGCTATGAATCATGACCACAAAatccagaaataataaaatcaaactaCCAAATTTGACGATATAAAAAGTAATTCTCTCAGAGTACTTCTTCCAATTTCCAATCCaagtaattttttcattttggataatagtctctcctttaaaaataagaacatatggaaAGCCATAGCCAGTTCActcaggcaagagaatgaaataaagggcattcagatTGGGAAAGAGGAAGTCGGACTATCTCTGTTTGCCAATGACGtgattatatatctagaaaatcctaCAGACTCCTTCAAAAGATTCCTAGATTTGATAAATATATTCAGTAAAGTCACAGGTTGCCGaagtacacaaatcagtagcacacAAAGAAGGACTAACGATCAAGACTCAATCCCTTTGAccatagctgaaaaaaaaaaaaaaaaaaaaaaccaactaggAATATACTTAGCCAagaaagtaaaagatctctacaaggagaagtgcaaaacacttctgaaagaaatcagacaatGCAAACAAATGGTAATACATCCCATACTCATTCATTAGcggaatcaatatcatgaaaatgaccatgctgccaaaagcagtctacagattcaatgcaatttatatcaaaataccaacatcatttttcactgaattagacaaaacaatcctaaaaccacaatgagatatcaccttatcCCAGCCAGaacggctattattaaaaagtccaaaaacaatagatattggcatagatgtgatgaaaagggaacatttatatactgctggtggaaatataaatcagTAACACCTCTATGGGAAATAGTATGAAGATTTCTAAAGAAGTAAatttaccatttgatccagcaatctcactactgggaaTCTACCCAAAcgaaaattgtatttaaaaaacagcTGCATTatgtatgcttattgcagcaaAATTCACAATTGCCAGATGTAGAACCAACTTAATTACCCATCAACTGATGAGtgcattaagaaaatgtggtatacatacaccaaggaatattactcagccataaataagaatgaaataatgtcttctgAAGCAACGTGGATGGAGATagaggtcattattctaagtaaagtaattcaggaatggaaaaccaaataccatatgctCTTACTTATAGTTGGGAGCTAAGCTCTGGTtatgcaaaggcatacagagaggtataatagacactggagactcagaaggaggGATGGTGGGAGGAAgatgagagatttttttaaaaactacacaaTGTAGaagggtacaatgtacactgttTGGGTGGCATGTGCACTGAAATCTaacttcaccactatacaattcattcATGCAACCAAAAATCACCTGTTCCCTTAAAGTcagtgaaataaaagttaaaagaacatatatttttttaatgtatataattttataaaaactggAAGACATCTGAAAAACATTAATTACTTAAGCCACAGAAGTATATAGATGAAGAACATAACAgtaccaaaaaaattattttggcatcAAGTGTTGAGTAATAAGCTGTCATTTTAGGCAACTATCTCAAAAGAATTTCCATCCAGTAATATAAATACACATTACAGTTAGTGCCAGGGTGAGAAGtacaaaaatttaataaagttgaTTTGTACATTAATCTTAATCttacacaatttattttattttattttttgagacaaggtctccctctgtcacccaggctggagtgcagtggcatgatcacggctcactgcagcccccacctacctggctcaagtgatctttacaccttagcctcccgagtagctgggactaaaggcacacagTATCACAACCAGCTAATACTTAAAAAAacattcatagagacagagtttcactatattgtctAGGCTTGTCTTgcactcctaacctcaagcaatagacccacctgggcctcccaaagtgctgggattagaggcatgagccaccgtacacaacttgaatttattttaaatataacacaaaactacaaaaacaaaaaggttcAATGCACACAAAAGAGCATAAACTAGAAACCATTACTGTCCTCTATTTGagtaactttttaataaattatgacaTACCATGTAATAAGATTATAAAGATGAGCTAGAAatattaatcccagcactttgggaggtcaagagattgagaccatcctggtcaacatggtgaaaccccgtctcttctaaaaatacaaaaaattagctgggcatggtggcgcgtgcctgtaatcccagctactcatgaggacgaggcaggagaattccctgaactcaggaggaggaggt
It contains:
- the CCSER2 gene encoding serine-rich coiled-coil domain-containing protein 2 isoform X3, translated to MEEKTQIKTFLGSKLPKYGSKSVRSTLQPMSNGTPVNLLGTSKNSNIKSYIKNNGSDCSSSHSFNWRKNKYQLCAQGAEEPNNTQNSRDKIIDPEKLVPTQGMFDKNGVKGGLKSVSLFTSKLAKPSTMLVSSTEELNQKSFSGPSNLGKFTKGTLLGRTSYSSVNTPKSQLNGFYGNRSASSMQRPRANSCATGSSSGESLAQSPDSSKPINCEKMVRSQSFSHSIQNSFLPPSSITRSHSFNRAVDLTKPYQNQQLSIRVPLRSSILTRNSRQSEVLNGSEHLGYGFNRPYAASGKKLAIPNGPGVTSTLGYRMVHPSLLKSSRSPLSGTITVDGNQNSPADTYVEEDATVLAEDRATNKDQELIENESYRAKNNQSMKHDAKTRYLSDDVDDISLSSLSSSDKNDLSEDFSDDFIDIEDSNRTRITPEEMSLKEEKHENVTPQDIFDSPKENEKALSKTDEWIDINVSDRSECTKHGSGNNFVSPDTDYRAGSSFELSPSDSSDGTYMWDEEGLEPIGNVHPVGSYESSEMNSIDILNNLESCDLEDDDLMLDVDLPEDTPLENVECDNMNRFDRPDRNIRQPQEGFWKRPPQRWSGQEHYHLSHPDHYHHHGKSDLSRGSPYRESPLGHFESYGGMPFFQAQKMFVDVPENTVILDEMTLRHMVQDCTAVKTQLLKLKRLLHQHDGSGSLHDIQLSLSSSPEPEDGDQVYKNEDLLNEIKQLKEEIKKKDERIQVLELQLATQYNCHQKCKEEKCTYADKYTQTPWRRIPGGYSAPSFSPWQGSFQGIPRTVPPHRRQSESVSLTPILLWLPLHGVEKLVHYFSDKACLKYYSLPAAFPDPQTTPREN
- the CCSER2 gene encoding serine-rich coiled-coil domain-containing protein 2 isoform X4, translated to MEEKTQIKTFLGSKLPKYGSKSVRSTLQPMSNGTPVNLLGTSKNSNIKSYIKNNGSDCSSSHSFNWRKNKYQLCAQGAEEPNNTQNSRDKIIDPEKLVPTQGMFDKNGVKGGLKSVSLFTSKLAKPSTMLVSSTEELNQKSFSGPSNLGKFTKGTLLGRTSYSSVNTPKSQLNGFYGNRSASSMQRPRANSCATGSSSGESLAQSPDSSKPINCEKMVRSQSFSHSIQNSFLPPSSITRSHSFNRAVDLTKPYQNQQLSIRVPLRSSILTRNSRQSEVLNGSEHLGYGFNRPYAASGKKLAIPNGPGVTSTLGYRMVHPSLLKSSRSPLSGTITVDGNQNSPADTYVEEDATVLAEDRATNKDQELIENESYRAKNNQSMKHDAKTRYLSDDVDDISLSSLSSSDKNDLSEDFSDDFIDIEDSNRTRITPEEMSLKEEKHENVTPQDIFDSPKENEKALSKTDEWIDINVSDRSECTKHGSGNNFVSPDTDYRAGSSFELSPSDSSDGTYMWDEEGLEPIGNVHPVGSYESSEMNSIDILNNLESCDLEDDDLMLDVDLPEDTPLENVECDNMNRFDRPDRNIRQPQEGFWKRPPQRWSGQEHYHLSHPDHYHHHGKSDLSRGSPYRESPLGHFESYGGMPFFQAQKMFVDVPENTVILDEMTLRHMVQDCTAVKTQLLKLKRLLHQHDGSGSLHDIQLSLSSSPEPEDGDQVYKNEDLLNEIKQLKEEIKKKDERIQVLELQLATQYNCHQKCKEEKCTYADKYTQTPWRRIPGGYSAPSFSPWQGSFQGIPRTVPPHRRQSESVSLTPILLWLPLHASSTTAFQQPSQTHRPHPGKTNKATAYRGPQ